CTCCCAGGAGAGCGTGCAAAAGCAGACCGACTCGTCCATAGCTCAAGTCGATAAAGGTTTAACAGCAAAAGAAGCCGAAATAATGGAAGTTTAAGTATGAGCGATGCTGTTCAGATGGAACATTTGTCCTCGGTTCCTCGGCACGTTGCTATCATTATGGACGGCAATGGTAGATGGGCTCAGTCTCGCGGTTTAAAGCGCATTGAGGGCCATAAGGCGGGGGCAAAGAGTGTAAGAGCGGTAGTGGAGGAGAGTCGTCGCCTGGGAATAGAATACCTTACACTATTTAGCTTTTCCACAGAAAACTGGCAGCGCTCTAAAGACGAAGTGGACTCCCTGATGCAGCTTTTTAAGCAGTATTTGGATTCGGAACTTAGCGATTTGTTAAAAAACGATATTCGCTTGCGTGCCGTCGGAGATTTGGGGCGACTTCCCAGCTATGTGCGCGTGGCGCTCGAGAGGAATATCGAGAGCACAAAGAGCAATAAGGCGTTGGAGCTAGTATTGGCCATTAGCTACGGTGCGAGAGAAGAGATTTTAGCGGCCGCAAAAAGCATTGCGACCAAAGTTAAGGATGGCAAGCTGGATGTTCGGCATATTACGGTCGATGATTTCTCTTCTTCGCTGTGGACGTCTGGCATTCCGGATCCCGATTTGTTAATTCGCACTAGTGGCGAAATGAGAGTTTCTAATTTTTTGTTGTGGCAAATTGCGTATAGCGAAATAGTTGTTACTGAAGAGCTCTGGCCTGACTTCGACAAGGGAGTTTTCCTCGAATGCATTGCTAGATTTCAGCAGCGCGAACGGCGATTTGGCTTAACCAAAGAACAGATCGAGCTGCAAAAAAATGGCGGCGGTAGTACCAGTAGTAAGGAGGCCGACCAAATAGGCGTTCTATCGGCTGAAGGCAAGGCGCAAATTGGGCTTCATTTAAAGGAATGAAGGCGGCAAAATGTTGCGAGAGCGATTGATTACTGCCGGTATCCTCCTGCCCCCTATTGCATTAATATTATATCTTGGCGGTTACTTCTTAGTTTCTCTAAGCATCGCTTGCTTCCTCATCATAAACTATGAGTTTTTCTCGTTTACTTGCTCATATTCGCGGCGAGAAATACTGCGCCTAACCATCTGCAGTTTCTTAATGCCGCTCGGATATTGCTGGCGTGGTTGGGAAGGACTTGCGCTAGCGTTTATTTTAGCCGTTTATGTTGCCTTGGTGTTACAAGTTGTGATTGTCGAACGAGAGGCTCACGAGCCTAATTATAGTCGATCGTTGCCTGCATCAATGCTGGGATTTTGCTATACGGGTTTGTTGGGAAGTTTGATGATTATCTATGCAAGCAAGAGCCAAGCTCATATTATGGTTACTTGGCTCCTTGCTTTAGTCATATTTTCTGATAGCGGAGCGTATTTTGGTGGGCGCTTTTTTGGTGGCGATAAACTCGCACCACGGATAAGTCCAAATAAGACTATATCTGGCGCAATTAGCGGAATGCTCTGTGCGTTGTTTGGTTCGCTCCTTTTTTCCTATATTCTAGAGTTACCGGTGAGCGTTTCACTGCTGATCCCATTTTCGATAGTTGCGGGTGTTCTTGCGCAAATTGGCGATTTAGTGCAGTCGATGATTAAACGAGCGTTTGGCGTAAAAGATGTTTCTAACCTTTTGCCGGGTCACGGTGGGCTGCTCGACCGCATAGATGCCTTTTTGTTTGCCCTTCCAGTCTTGTTTTTTCTATCTTAGGGGAAAATTTTAAGTGTCGCTCAAACATGGAAATATTGCAGTCGTTGGTTCTACGGGATCAATTGGCAAGCAAACTCTTGATGTGGTTCGCTTGCATCCGGACAAGTTTTGCGTGAAAGCTTTGGCTGCAAGGCGCGACGTCGAAACTTTAGTCAGGCAGGTGCGGGAATTTTCTCCGGAATACGTTGCGGTATTAGATGATAGCTCACGAAAAACTCTCCAGCGCGAAGTCGGGACTTCCTGTATTGTAGAGTCAGGCGAGGAAGCAATTTGCACGGCTGCCACTTTGCCGTCAGTAAATATCGCAGTTGCTAGTATTGTGGGGTTTGCAGGACTTCGATCGGTAATTGCAGCCATTAAGGCGCATAAGCATGTAGCTTTGGCTAATAAGGAGTCGCTCGTTGCGGGCGGTGCGCTGGTGAATGCGGTCCTTAAACAAAGCTCGTCGGTGCTAATACCCGTAGATTCTGAGCACAGCAGCATATATCAGTGTTTAAATCGCGGAGTTGCTGGAAATGGAAATGTTGGCGCTGCTAGTTGTGGCATAACAAAAATTGTTCTTACCGCTTCTGGTGGGCCGTTTTTTAAAATGGATGCTAGAGATTTTTCGCGCATTACAGTCTCTCAGGCATTAAACCACCCGCGATGGAGCATGGGCGCAAAAATTTCCATTGATTCGGCGACTTTGATGAACAAGGGTTTAGAGGTTATAGAAGCTGCTCATTTGTTTGATTTACCGGCGGAGCAAATTGATATTCTCATTCATCCGCAAAGCATAGTTCATGGATTGGTCGAGTACAAAGACGGCACGGTAATAGCGGCACTGTCTGAGACTGATATGCGCGTTCCGATTTCGTATGCGCTAGGGAATCTTTATGAACGCGTTTGTCCGAATGGGTCACGCGCAGACGTGGCGGCGGGTGGGCGCATTGCAAACGGAGTGTCGGTTTTGGATTTAGCAAAGCGCAGTCCGCTCGAGTTTTTTTCGCCGGATAGGGATAAATTTAAAGCCTTAGATCTTTGCTATAGTGCGCTTAGAACCGGCCCATCTGCTACTGTCGTGCTAAATGCTGCTAATGAAGTAGCGGTCGAGGCTTTTTTGGGACAGGAAATTGGTTTTCGGCAAATTTGCGATGTCGTTGAATCGACATTGGAGGGCCATGCAGCAAAACCAGTGGAAGATATAGAGAGTATTATGGTGCTCGATTCATGGGCTCGCCAATACGCATCTAATCAGATACATTCATTTAGGGCGTAGGCGGGCGAGTGGTGTAGCCGCCTAGTAAAATGAGAGCAATTAGTAAGAAAGCGAAACAGTTTTTATTCACCTATGATATCTAACTCCTTAGTGTTTATCGTCGTTTTGGGAATTCTAATATCAGCTCATGAATTCGGGCACTTCATTGTTGCCAAGTTGTGCGGGGTAGGGGTGCTTAGATTTTCTATTGGTTTTGGGCCG
This portion of the Deltaproteobacteria bacterium genome encodes:
- a CDS encoding 1-deoxy-D-xylulose-5-phosphate reductoisomerase; protein product: MSLKHGNIAVVGSTGSIGKQTLDVVRLHPDKFCVKALAARRDVETLVRQVREFSPEYVAVLDDSSRKTLQREVGTSCIVESGEEAICTAATLPSVNIAVASIVGFAGLRSVIAAIKAHKHVALANKESLVAGGALVNAVLKQSSSVLIPVDSEHSSIYQCLNRGVAGNGNVGAASCGITKIVLTASGGPFFKMDARDFSRITVSQALNHPRWSMGAKISIDSATLMNKGLEVIEAAHLFDLPAEQIDILIHPQSIVHGLVEYKDGTVIAALSETDMRVPISYALGNLYERVCPNGSRADVAAGGRIANGVSVLDLAKRSPLEFFSPDRDKFKALDLCYSALRTGPSATVVLNAANEVAVEAFLGQEIGFRQICDVVESTLEGHAAKPVEDIESIMVLDSWARQYASNQIHSFRA
- a CDS encoding isoprenyl transferase; amino-acid sequence: MSDAVQMEHLSSVPRHVAIIMDGNGRWAQSRGLKRIEGHKAGAKSVRAVVEESRRLGIEYLTLFSFSTENWQRSKDEVDSLMQLFKQYLDSELSDLLKNDIRLRAVGDLGRLPSYVRVALERNIESTKSNKALELVLAISYGAREEILAAAKSIATKVKDGKLDVRHITVDDFSSSLWTSGIPDPDLLIRTSGEMRVSNFLLWQIAYSEIVVTEELWPDFDKGVFLECIARFQQRERRFGLTKEQIELQKNGGGSTSSKEADQIGVLSAEGKAQIGLHLKE
- a CDS encoding phosphatidate cytidylyltransferase, with the translated sequence MLRERLITAGILLPPIALILYLGGYFLVSLSIACFLIINYEFFSFTCSYSRREILRLTICSFLMPLGYCWRGWEGLALAFILAVYVALVLQVVIVEREAHEPNYSRSLPASMLGFCYTGLLGSLMIIYASKSQAHIMVTWLLALVIFSDSGAYFGGRFFGGDKLAPRISPNKTISGAISGMLCALFGSLLFSYILELPVSVSLLIPFSIVAGVLAQIGDLVQSMIKRAFGVKDVSNLLPGHGGLLDRIDAFLFALPVLFFLS